A part of Myxococcus landrumus genomic DNA contains:
- a CDS encoding ATP-binding protein, producing the protein MSTKPYSEASLRALIEPFDNPVLAVVDGRVSAANDAYLELLGLPRERVEGRPVMDFVQPEERSRLSERYRLLELGVPLDRSTQIYQVPSANGVTREVALYASHVRLEGGRKALLLNLLPLSDKPPELSMAERLVETSAGLVSAHSEEAVRRVALKGLEAAGFRGRLFRWDGVRLNALDGGASPEDVHLGLESLSDGRPVFGGADKASPTHVYLPVGGPQVEVLRVEGPWVAPRHGSVLTLFAKVVEAALADARVQADGTRSRWEVGAVAEMARFVARPIPPTPEDFLSRVSELLLAESAALHLSKGTKGPLELSAHVGLVEAVGPEGDVARLGGVMGASVPDALDGNLSSAEQAAVLGAASRGSLGSGAAVRLARGGEVRGVLQVLRAPGRPFDARDVRLLGTLAELLMTLLEQRRLRSESARQLTETRLLLDLARTTSGVLETSSILDVASDFLVHLLDVSNCYIMLYDESSKVLRGAAASAAHRDFFRTVIVSLGSDTVAARAARERRPVAVEDVEAAGEGFNAQLVQRFGEKALLALPLTSREELIGVVLVDDTRRARPFGPELVELAEATCGQLALSIANARLYESLWASYAELAATRAEMVKRERLAALGELSAIVAHEVRNPLGVIFNAVASLRRLLEPAGDAAMLLDILGEESDRLNRMVGDLLDYTRPRDPVLQHEDLSRVLQDSLEAARVQGGGTDRPVHIDSEVEPGLPPVPMDRRLIRQALVNVAVNAIQSMPQGGRVQVRARREAHAGREQLRIDVADQGPGIPAELLHRVFEPFFTTKAQGTGLGLAVVKRILEEHRGEIAVDSIPGRGTTFTFRLPLSQPPSFP; encoded by the coding sequence ATGAGCACGAAGCCATACAGCGAGGCGTCCCTGCGCGCCCTCATCGAGCCCTTCGACAACCCCGTGCTCGCGGTGGTGGACGGACGGGTGTCCGCGGCGAATGACGCCTACCTGGAGCTCCTGGGGCTTCCCCGGGAGCGGGTGGAAGGGCGTCCCGTCATGGACTTCGTCCAGCCGGAGGAGCGCAGTCGGCTCAGCGAGCGCTATCGCCTGCTGGAGTTGGGCGTGCCCTTGGACCGGAGCACCCAAATCTACCAGGTGCCCTCGGCCAACGGCGTCACGCGCGAGGTGGCCCTCTACGCGTCTCACGTCCGCTTGGAGGGAGGGCGCAAGGCGCTGCTGCTCAACCTGCTGCCCCTGTCGGACAAGCCCCCTGAGCTGTCCATGGCGGAGCGCCTGGTGGAGACCTCCGCGGGACTGGTCTCCGCGCACTCGGAGGAGGCGGTGCGCCGCGTGGCGCTCAAGGGCCTGGAGGCCGCGGGCTTCCGAGGACGGCTCTTCCGCTGGGACGGAGTGCGCCTGAACGCGCTCGACGGAGGCGCGTCCCCCGAGGATGTGCACCTGGGGTTGGAGTCGCTGTCGGACGGGCGGCCCGTGTTCGGTGGGGCGGACAAGGCCTCGCCCACGCATGTGTACCTGCCGGTGGGTGGGCCGCAGGTGGAGGTGCTGAGGGTGGAGGGGCCATGGGTGGCGCCTCGTCACGGCTCGGTGCTGACGCTCTTCGCGAAGGTGGTGGAGGCCGCGCTGGCGGACGCGCGAGTCCAGGCGGACGGCACGCGCAGCCGGTGGGAAGTGGGCGCCGTCGCGGAGATGGCGCGCTTCGTGGCGCGGCCCATTCCTCCGACGCCCGAGGACTTCTTGTCGCGAGTGTCGGAGCTGCTCCTCGCGGAGTCCGCGGCGCTGCACCTGTCGAAGGGCACGAAGGGCCCGTTGGAGCTGTCGGCCCACGTGGGGCTGGTGGAGGCGGTGGGGCCGGAGGGAGACGTGGCGCGGTTGGGCGGGGTGATGGGCGCCTCGGTGCCGGACGCGCTGGACGGCAACCTGAGCAGCGCGGAGCAGGCGGCGGTCCTGGGGGCCGCCTCGCGAGGCTCGCTGGGCAGTGGCGCGGCGGTGCGGCTGGCTCGCGGAGGTGAGGTGCGCGGCGTGCTCCAGGTGCTGCGCGCGCCCGGGCGTCCCTTCGACGCTCGGGACGTGCGGCTGTTGGGGACGCTGGCTGAGCTGTTGATGACGCTTTTGGAGCAGCGCCGGCTGCGCTCGGAGTCCGCGCGTCAGCTCACGGAGACCCGGCTGCTCCTGGACCTGGCGCGCACCACGTCGGGCGTGTTGGAGACCTCGAGCATCCTCGACGTGGCGTCGGACTTCCTCGTCCACCTGCTGGACGTGTCCAACTGCTACATCATGCTGTACGACGAGAGCTCCAAGGTGCTCCGGGGCGCGGCGGCGTCGGCGGCGCATCGCGACTTCTTCCGCACGGTGATTGTGTCGTTGGGCAGCGACACCGTGGCGGCCCGCGCCGCGCGCGAGCGGCGCCCGGTGGCCGTCGAGGACGTCGAGGCCGCGGGCGAGGGCTTCAACGCGCAGTTGGTGCAGCGCTTCGGCGAGAAGGCGCTGCTGGCGCTGCCGCTCACGTCTCGCGAGGAGCTCATCGGCGTGGTGCTGGTGGACGATACGCGCCGCGCGCGGCCGTTCGGCCCGGAGCTGGTGGAGCTGGCGGAGGCCACCTGTGGCCAGCTCGCGCTCTCCATCGCCAATGCGCGCCTGTACGAGTCACTCTGGGCCAGCTACGCGGAGCTGGCCGCCACGCGCGCGGAGATGGTGAAGCGCGAGCGACTGGCGGCGCTGGGCGAGCTCTCCGCGATTGTCGCCCACGAGGTGCGCAATCCCCTGGGCGTCATCTTCAACGCGGTGGCCTCGCTGCGCCGGCTCCTGGAGCCCGCGGGCGACGCGGCCATGTTGCTGGACATCCTGGGCGAGGAGAGCGACCGTCTCAACCGCATGGTGGGGGACCTGCTCGACTACACCCGTCCGAGGGACCCGGTGCTCCAACACGAGGACCTGAGCCGCGTGCTCCAGGACTCGCTGGAGGCGGCGCGGGTGCAGGGTGGGGGAACGGACCGGCCCGTCCACATCGACTCGGAGGTGGAGCCGGGGCTGCCGCCCGTGCCCATGGACCGACGGCTCATCCGCCAGGCGTTGGTCAACGTGGCCGTCAACGCGATTCAGTCCATGCCGCAGGGCGGACGGGTGCAGGTGCGGGCTCGCCGCGAGGCCCATGCGGGCCGCGAGCAACTGCGCATCGACGTGGCGGACCAGGGGCCGGGCATCCCCGCCGAGCTGCTCCACCGCGTCTTCGAACCCTTCTTCACCACGAAGGCCCAGGGCACCGGCCTGGGCCTGGCGGTCGTCAAACGCATCCTCGAGGAGCACCGCGGCGAAATCGCCGTGGATAGCATTCCGGGTCGCGGTACGACCTTCACTTTCCGACTCCCCCTCTCGCAGCCCCCGTCCTTCCCATGA
- the selB gene encoding selenocysteine-specific translation elongation factor — translation MIVGTAGHIDHGKTSLVKALTGIDTDRLQEEKRRGITLELGFAHLTLEDGSVAGVVDVPGHERFVKAMAAGAGGVDLAVLVVASDEGVMPQTREHLDICRLLGVRAGVVALTKSDLLAELGPEWRALVDADLAALTAGSFLEGAQVVACSARTGEGLETLRAALGKVAGTLAKRPVEGPTFLPVDRVFTLKGFGTVVTGTLLSGSIAVEDSVSLLPGMPGPLRVRGVQVHGRAVEKVEAGQRAAVNLPGVEAESLHRGLVLTRAGELPETRMLDVELTLLPSAESALPRRRKLLLHLGTAQVEAMVALLDVERLEPGETALAQLRLEAPVGALVGQRFILRGSRALPGRGATVAGGRVLAIDSPRRRKGALAVVAPLREADPAGQVTWLLRQSGYRGLTQQELFGRSGLGPRVLTRTLEREGARGTVQLVDRERRLYVSGEVLEGLQGRALALLAAFHEREPLREGLSREELRQRLSAELDARVFQRVLQGLVDAGKVDLERELVRLKGRARALSLGDEAARVRLAAELSSGGLAPPTEGELSQKLELPVPRLRELLKVLASEGRVVRVSEELCFDTAVLTTLRERLVAHLREKKEISTQAFKELVGQSRKFVIPLSEYFDREKVTLRVGEKRVLRRG, via the coding sequence ATGATTGTCGGGACGGCGGGCCACATCGACCACGGCAAGACGTCGTTGGTGAAGGCGCTGACGGGCATCGACACGGACCGGCTCCAGGAGGAGAAGCGCCGAGGCATCACCCTGGAGCTGGGCTTCGCGCACCTGACGTTGGAAGACGGCTCGGTGGCGGGCGTGGTGGACGTGCCTGGCCACGAGCGCTTCGTGAAGGCGATGGCCGCCGGTGCCGGAGGCGTGGACCTGGCGGTGCTGGTGGTGGCGTCGGACGAGGGCGTCATGCCCCAGACGCGCGAACACCTGGACATCTGCCGGTTGCTGGGCGTGCGCGCGGGAGTGGTGGCCCTCACCAAGTCGGACCTGCTCGCGGAGCTGGGGCCGGAGTGGCGCGCGCTGGTGGACGCGGACCTCGCGGCGCTCACCGCGGGCTCGTTCCTGGAAGGCGCGCAGGTCGTGGCCTGCTCGGCGCGGACGGGAGAGGGGCTGGAGACGCTGCGCGCGGCGCTCGGCAAGGTCGCGGGGACGCTGGCGAAGCGGCCCGTGGAAGGGCCCACCTTCCTGCCCGTGGACCGCGTCTTCACGCTGAAGGGCTTCGGCACGGTGGTGACGGGCACGTTGTTGTCCGGCTCCATCGCGGTGGAGGACTCGGTGTCGCTCCTGCCGGGGATGCCCGGGCCGCTGCGTGTGCGCGGTGTGCAGGTGCATGGGCGCGCGGTCGAGAAGGTGGAGGCGGGCCAGCGCGCGGCCGTCAATCTTCCGGGCGTGGAGGCCGAGTCGCTCCATCGGGGCCTGGTGCTGACGCGTGCGGGCGAGCTGCCCGAGACGCGCATGCTGGACGTGGAGTTGACGCTGCTGCCCTCGGCGGAGTCCGCGCTGCCGCGTCGTCGCAAGCTGCTGTTGCACCTGGGCACCGCGCAGGTGGAGGCCATGGTGGCGCTGTTGGATGTGGAGCGGCTGGAGCCCGGTGAGACGGCGCTGGCGCAGCTTCGGTTGGAAGCCCCCGTGGGGGCGTTGGTGGGGCAGCGCTTCATCCTGCGCGGCTCACGGGCCTTGCCGGGGCGCGGCGCGACGGTGGCGGGAGGGCGCGTGCTGGCGATTGATTCACCTCGGCGGCGCAAGGGCGCGCTGGCGGTGGTGGCTCCGTTGCGAGAGGCGGACCCGGCGGGACAGGTCACCTGGTTGCTCAGGCAATCCGGTTACCGGGGCCTGACGCAGCAGGAGCTGTTCGGCCGCTCGGGGCTGGGGCCTCGGGTGCTCACGCGGACGCTGGAGCGTGAAGGCGCTCGAGGCACGGTGCAGTTGGTGGACCGGGAGCGACGGCTGTACGTGTCGGGCGAGGTGCTGGAGGGGCTGCAAGGGCGGGCGCTCGCGTTGCTGGCCGCCTTCCATGAGCGGGAGCCCTTGCGCGAGGGACTGTCCCGCGAGGAGCTGCGCCAGCGCTTGTCAGCCGAGCTGGACGCACGTGTCTTCCAGCGGGTGTTGCAGGGGCTGGTGGATGCCGGGAAGGTGGACCTGGAGAGAGAGCTCGTTCGCCTGAAGGGGCGTGCTCGCGCGCTGTCGTTGGGGGACGAGGCGGCGCGGGTGAGGCTCGCGGCGGAGCTGTCCTCGGGAGGGCTGGCGCCTCCGACGGAGGGCGAGTTGTCGCAGAAGCTCGAGCTTCCCGTGCCCCGGTTGCGCGAGCTGCTGAAGGTGCTGGCGTCCGAGGGGCGGGTGGTGCGTGTCAGCGAGGAGCTGTGCTTCGACACGGCGGTGCTGACGACGTTGCGAGAGCGGCTGGTTGCCCACCTCCGCGAGAAGAAGGAGATTAGCACCCAGGCCTTCAAGGAACTGGTGGGACAGAGCCGCAAGTTCGTCATTCCGCTGTCCGAGTACTTCGACCGGGAGAAGGTGACGCTTCGGGTGGGCGAGAAGCGGGTGCTGCGTCGCGGATGA
- a CDS encoding phosphoribosyltransferase yields MARARSSGYDGAAPQPELTAVATKRAAPGLKAQGKRKPTAKSSSKKTSSKKSPSKPRVASASASARKGAKKLVSIPSDMVLAPQVEVPRQPTGKDQSRKRSAGVRELTWAEFDRAVHHLAESIRQSFEPQAVVGVAHGGVFVGGALSSALGCAFFPVRISRRSRDRGDESRPRGGPKTSGEMPRELKGRRVLIVDDVASSGDTLELATALAREAGAKKVSTACLVAKPEGYAPHFAGLTTGSLVVFPWDYAPGVGDARFDEDPDKAGA; encoded by the coding sequence CCAGGGCGCGCTCCTCGGGGTATGACGGGGCCGCACCCCAGCCGGAGCTCACCGCCGTGGCGACCAAGCGGGCAGCGCCCGGGCTAAAGGCCCAGGGCAAGCGCAAGCCCACCGCGAAATCCTCCTCGAAGAAGACCTCTTCCAAGAAGTCTCCTTCCAAGCCCCGTGTGGCGTCGGCGTCCGCGTCGGCCCGCAAGGGGGCGAAGAAACTCGTCTCCATTCCCTCCGACATGGTGTTGGCACCCCAGGTGGAAGTGCCGCGCCAGCCCACGGGCAAGGACCAGTCACGCAAGCGCTCCGCGGGCGTGCGGGAGCTGACGTGGGCGGAGTTCGACCGCGCCGTGCATCACCTGGCCGAGTCCATCCGTCAGTCCTTCGAGCCCCAGGCGGTGGTGGGCGTGGCGCACGGCGGAGTCTTCGTCGGTGGCGCGCTCTCCTCGGCGCTGGGCTGCGCGTTCTTCCCCGTGCGCATCAGCCGCCGCAGCAGGGACCGGGGCGACGAGAGTCGTCCGCGCGGTGGCCCCAAGACGAGCGGAGAGATGCCGCGCGAGCTCAAGGGCCGGCGCGTGCTCATCGTCGACGACGTGGCGTCCAGCGGTGACACGCTGGAGTTGGCCACGGCGCTGGCTCGCGAGGCGGGCGCCAAGAAGGTGTCGACGGCGTGCTTGGTCGCGAAGCCGGAGGGGTATGCGCCGCACTTCGCGGGGCTGACCACGGGCTCGCTGGTGGTCTTCCCGTGGGACTACGCGCCCGGCGTGGGCGACGCCCGCTTCGACGAGGACCCGGACAAGGCCGGGGCGTGA